The Theileria orientalis strain Shintoku DNA, chromosome 2, complete genome genome has a window encoding:
- a CDS encoding nucleolar protein Nop5, giving the protein MRDTKGETVTNTFKVAIAKNKSPYFKLDNSVIRINNKFDVDAPTRVRHLVALKFIVFLFLKMLMLLETPAGYGLFKVTNDKILECSADEVSRYFEDSETARSSVCLRSFMKFKNSEDAVNEASCLMESRLGKGLKKFLTKNIIKKELTDELAICDKLLGMEIQNKLDIKVCFNPTTSEIIRGVRMQFHELVTGLSEQDTRSMALSLSHSLTRFKLKFSPDKVDVMIVQAIGLLDDLDREVNKFGMRLKEWYGWHFPELAKIVPDNLMYAKVVKKIGMRDNAKNCSLGELLPDEAAREVVQASEISMGSEIFEDDLESISELASRLEELLEYRETLEEYLKYRMSVVAPNLTYMVGELIGARLLSHSGSLMNLAKHPASTVQILGAEKALFRALKTKSHTPKYGIIYHAGLVGQSAPKHKGKISRILAAKLALCVRVDALKENDGPTVAIENKKYVENKLAQLLSEGEGKHKLARPGLQEPSKRKKVN; this is encoded by the exons ATGAGGGACACTAAAGGGGAAACAGTAACGAATACGTTCAAAGTGGCAATagcaaaaaataaaagcccttattttaaactcgACAACA GTGTAATCCGgattaataataaattcgATGTCGACGCCCCCACCCGGGTTCGCCATCTG GTAGCTTTAAAGTTTatagtttttttatttttaaaaatgttgatGCTGCTGGAGACTCCAGCAGGTTACGGTCTGTTTAAAGTAACGAACGATAAGATACTAGAATGCAGTGCCGATGAGGTTTCCAGGTATTTTGAGGACTCCGAAACCGCTCGGTCATC AGTGTGTCTCAGATCATTTATGAAATTCAAAAACAGTGAAGATGCAGTCAACGAGGCTTCGTGCCTCATGGAATCGCGCCTGGGAAAGGGTCTGAAGAAATTTTTAACCAAAAACATAATCAAGAAGGAGTTAACTGACGAACTGGCTATCTGTGATAAGCTGTTGGGCATGGAAATCCAGAATAAGTTGGACATAAAGGTGTGCTTTAACCCGACGACCTCTGAAATAATACGAGGTGTCCGTATGCAGTTTCACGAGCTCGTGACCGGCCTCTCGGAGCAGGACACAAGGTCAATGGCTCTGAGTTTATCGCATTCCCTGACACGATTTAAGCTCAAGTTCAGCCCCGACAAGGTGGACGTGATGATTGTGCAGGCCATAGGCCTCCTCGACGACCTCGACCGCGAGGTCAACAAGTTCGGAATGAGGCTTAAGGAGTGGTACGGCTGGCACTTCCCAGAACTCGCCAAGATCGTCCCCGACAACCTCATGTACGCGAAGGTCGTGAAGAAGATCGGAATGCGAGATAACGCAAAAAACTGCAGCCTCGGCGAGCTCCTGCCCGACGAGGCTGCCAGGGAGGTTGTGCAGGCCTCCGAGATTTCCATGGGGAGTGAGATTTTCGAGGACGACCTCGAGTCTATTTCCGAACTCGCCTCGCGCCTCGAGGAGCTCCTCGAGTACCGGGAGACGCTCGAGGAGTACCTCAAGTATCGCATGAGCGTGGTTGCTCCGAACCTGACGTACATGGTGGGCGAGCTCATCGGCGCCAGGCTCCTCTCTCACAGCGGCTCTTTGATGAACCTGGCCAAGCACCCGGCCTCGACCGTGCAGATCCTCGGCGCCGAGAAGGCTCTCTTCAGGGCCCTGAAGACTAAGTCGCACACTCCCAAGTACGGCATTATTTACCACGCCGGCCTCGTCGGCCAGTCCGCGCCGAAGCACAAGGGCAAGATCTCCCGCATACTCGCCGCCAAGCTCGCGCTCTGCGTGAGGGTCGACGCTCTGAAGGAGAACGACGGCCCGACGGTGGCCATCGAGAATAAGAAGTACGTGGAGAACAAGCTCGCTCAGCTGCTCTCTGAGGGCGAGGGTAAGCACAAGCTGGCCAGGCCTGGGTTACAGGAGCCCTCCAAGAGAAAGAAGGTGAACTAA
- a CDS encoding TS-Ikeda type piroplasm surface protein precursor: MHKYTKVFFVAIFVHTLKSGLVFAPVSGTAIDIDKDGKFPDRITINHFQSDMEGYKAYTYQKDGDKYVNISKVFYGERLLKVAGYNMKCDYVFYIKVFWKADIAPFLIKLKYYSWSWAPYRKHFKLNPQLEWEEVFIPTIDETSETGYRKLFKQRMDNLVSLIGDDLLSTYKPFKATKAEQVVAGATEEEKSDKKKYVLMVVVVVVFVVVASLVVFLVKFCLK; this comes from the coding sequence ATGCATAAATACACCAAAGTTTTCTTTGTAGCAATCTTTGTACACACCTTGAAATCTGGCTTGGTATTTGCCCCCGTTTCAGGCACTGCCATAGATATCGACAAGGATGGTAAATTCCCCGACAGAATAACAATCAACCACTTCCAGAGTGATATGGAAGGCTACAAGGCCTACACTTACCAAAAGGATGGAGACAAATACGTGAACATCAGCAAAGTTTTCTATGGTGAACGTCTGCTCAAGGTCGCCGGCTACAACATGAAATGCGACTACGTTTTCTACATAAAGGTTTTCTGGAAGGCTGATATCGCTCCATTCCTTATAAAACTCAAATACTACTCCTGGTCATGGGCTCCTTACAGAAAGCACTTCAAGTTGAACCCACAGCTCGAATGGGAGGAGGTGTTCATTCCAACAATTGATGAGACATCCGAGACCGGTTACAGGAAATTGTTCAAGCAAAGGATGGACAACCTTGTTTCTTTGATCGGTGATGACCTCCTTTCCACCTACAAACCATTCAAGGCAACCAAGGCTGAACAGGTTGTTGCCGGTGCTACTGAGGAAGAGAAGTCTGACAAGAAGAAATACGTTCTCATGGTTGTTGTCGTTGTGGTATTCGTTGTTGTTGCCTCTCTTGTTGTTTTCTTGGTTAAATTCTGTTTGAAGTAG
- a CDS encoding sulfate transporter produces the protein MASEQKNKESNEAVKDLSHNVARKTAPIIRNESKDDYLVGKTEENVQYMKRSKTDPELDFIKVVKQEEEGAGICYQFYGEKELPTLEYNYHDFSHSTWHDFKKMKKPIPAEEEEKPCDDIRILLPLHSTFMYSLKHCVSGIASGWGFKNKPRKNFSYYLNELLNGILCGITMLPEVISFSFIAGIPIHVALHGSWILCLCATLLGGSPGIVTGVSGAFAAVAGTYALNPENGTYTQADYDMCLTRMLVAVMIASAILLVFSLVHVASVSQFLSTSVIIGYSNGLAIIIAKAQLHGFHDFDTGKYLKGQDLYISILYCLIAFAITQFSHHIPKIGKYIPAALMGILVVILIHYSIVAQLLPEVKISTVGSVAQLSSSTSFPSVLFVKYTDSLRNLKFDLALVKQALVFTASIMIEMLIIADIVKTLGAKEPNSNQQLFGLGVGNMLSSMLGSMGGSSMVGITIMNLNSGSKGKESNLTTGLFVFVMLAGGYPILNYIPIPSLCGIMLSVSFHCFKWFSIPMVVFSAFPQSVRNLHPRMKMKISRYDAFIILVVTIMCVLWVVPLAVFFGIVFAAFSYVWESKSKFKVEIYYDKEANIKYYEVEGNIFYASKRMLTRCFKPEEDPETTVMVLLASTSLFDYTAIEALNSLKALYNSHNKCLLIKGLSYGCIKKVAKMNRLCRLMEHDLVGFTPPTLPTLYTPFFEMKSSQ, from the exons ATGGCCTCagaacaaaaaaataaagaatcGAACGAGGCCGTTAAGGACCTTTCCCATAATGTCGCTAGAAAAACAGCGCCCATTATCAGAAACGAGTCCAAGGATGATTACTTAGTAGGGAAAACCGAAGAAAATGTTCAATATATGAAGAGGTCAAAAACGGACCCGGAATTGGATTTTATAAAGGTAGTGaagcaagaagaagagggaGCTGGAATATGTTATCAGTTTTACGGAGAAAAGGAGTTACCGACACTAGAATACAACTACCACGACTTCAGCCACTCAACATGGCACGATTtcaagaagatgaagaagccGATTCCagcggaggaggaggaaaagcCGTGCGATGACATCAGAATACTGCTGCCGCTACACTCAACCTTCATGTACAGCCTGAAGCACTGCGTGTCAGGAATCGCCTCAGGCTGGGGGTTCAAGAATAAGCCGAGGAAGAACTTCTCGTACTACCTGAACGAACTGCTCAACGGAATCCTGTGCGGAATAACAATGCTCCCGGAGGTCATCAGCTTCTCATTCATCGCAGGAATCCCGATACACGTGGCGCTGCACGGAAGCTGGATCCTGTGCCTGTGCGCGACGCTCCTGGGAGGCTCGCCGGGAATCGTGACAGGAGTGAGCGGAGCGTTCGCAGCAGTGGCAGGCACTTACGCACTAAACCCGGAAAACGGAACGTACACGCAGGCAGACTACGACATGTGCCTGACGAGAATGCTGGTGGCAGTGATGATAGCGAGCGCAATACTGCTGGTCTTCTCGCTGGTGCACGTGGCGAGCGTGAGCCAGTTCCTGTCGACGAGCGTGATCATAGGCTACAGCAACGGCCTGGCAATCATCATCGCGAAGGCGCAGCTGCACGGCTTCCACGACTTCGATACGGggaagtacctgaagggGCAGGACCTGTACATCTCGATCCTGTACTGCCTAATAGCGTTCGCAATCACGCAGTTCTCGCACCACATCCCGAAGATAGGAAAGTACATCCCCGCTGCGCTGATGGGCATCCTGGTGGTGATCCTGATACACTACTCGATCGTGGCGCAGCTGCTGCCGGAGGTGAAGATATCGACAGTGGGCAGCGTGGCGCAGCTGAGCTCGAGCACGTCATTCCCGTCGGTCCTCTTCGTCAAGTACACGGACTCCCTGAGGAACCTGAAGTTCGACCTGGCGCTGGTGAAGCAGGCGCTGGTGTTCACGGCGAGCATCATGATCGAGATGCTGATTATCGCAGACATTGTGAAGACGCTGGGAGCAAAGGAACCGAACTCGAACCAGCAGCTCTTCGGCCTGGGAGTGGGCAACATGCTGAGCTCAATGCTGGGAAGCATGGGAGGAAGCTCCATGGTGGGCATCACGATCATGAACCTGAACAGCGGCTCCAAGGGCAAGGAGTCGAACCTGACGACGGGGCTCTTCGTGTTCGTGATGCTGGCGGGAGGATACCCGATCCTGAACTACATCCCGATACCCTCGCTCTGCGGAATCATGCTCAGCGTCTCATTCCACTGCTTCAAGTGGTTCAGCATACCGATGGTGGTCTTCAGCGCGTTCCCGCAGAGCGTGCGGAACCTGCACCCGAgaatgaagatgaaaatCTCGCGCTACGACGCGTTCATCATACTCGTGGTGACGATCATGTGCGTGCTCTGGGTGGTTCCGCTGGCAGTCTTCTTCGGCATCGTCTTCGCAGCCTTCTCCTACGTCTGGGAAAGCAAGTCGAAATTCAAGGTGGAGATCTACTACGACAAGGAGGCGAACATCAAGTACTACGAAGTCGAGGGCAACATCTTCTACGCGAGCAAGAGGATGCTGACGAGGTGCTTCAAGCCCGAGGAGGACCCGGAAACCACAGTGATGGTGCTGCTGGCCTCGACGAGCCTGTTCGACTACACGGCAATCGAGGCGCTGAACTCGCTTAAGGCGCTGTACAACTCGCACAACAAGTGCCTGCTGATCAAG GGACTGAGCTACGGATGCATCAAGAAGGTCGCGAAGATGAATAGGCTGTGCAGGCTGATGGAGCACGACCTGGTGGGATTCACGCCGCCAACGCTCCCGACGCTGTACACACCGTTTTTTGAGATGAAATCAAGCCAGTGA
- a CDS encoding cyclophilin-RNA interacting protein: MGNRSRSSERYRKRNRSRSRSRDSIRKDSHRDRRSDSHSEKRHHDKYRDHRCSFHPSNLNVLRDRSDNKKRESDHHSRKHSGHSDDLNRDYHRHGRDRYDKYRSSDKYSETHRDGRRDRESTSRSVRGPRGHRSPSYSKGPNSGYKRGGRRGDSRSPDYGRPAKRERRSLSVSLGHSDGEHEVAEELKDEEELLRSMMGISSFETTKNKKHEETSVSGVKKKSKRKYRQYMNRRGGFNHPLSPVF, from the coding sequence ATGGGAAACCGATCTCGTAGTTCCGAAAGGTATAGGAAAAGAAATCGTAGTCGCAGCAGGTCCCGTGATTCCATCAGGAAAGATTCTCACAGGGACCGCAGGTCGGATTCCCACTCCGAGAAAAGGCATCACGACAAATATAGGGACCACAGGTGCAGTTTTCACCCTTCTAATCTTAATGTACTTAGGGATCGCTCTGACAACAAAAAAAGGGAATCAGATCACCATTCAAGAAAACACTCAGGCCATTCCGACGATTTAAACAGGGATTATCACAGACACGGAAGGGACAGATACGATAAATACAGAAGCTCCGACAAATATTCGGAAACTCACCGTGATGGTCGCCGTGACAGGGAGTCGACCAGCAGGTCCGTCAGGGGACCCAGAGGCCACAGGTCTCCCAGCTACTCTAAAGGCCCAAACTCAGGCTACAAACGAGGCGGCAGGAGAGGAGACAGTCGGAGCCCTGACTACGGACGCCCGGCCAAACGTGAAAGAAGAAGCCTGAGCGTCAGCCTTGGCCACTCCGACGGAGAGCACGAAGTTGCCGAGGAGCtcaaggacgaggaggagctcCTGAGGAGCATGATGGGCATCTCATCCTTCGAAACCACGAAGAACAAGAAGCACGAGGAGACGAGCGTTTCCGgcgtgaagaagaagtcCAAGAGGAAGTATCGCCAGTACATGAACCGTCGGGGCGGCTTCAACCACCCACTATCGCcagtattttaa
- a CDS encoding uncharacterized protein (protein of unknown function DUF21 domain containing protein) — MEQWANILATIICSGLSALFSGLTIGYTSLDLFQLHLLSQFVPVTKEEITKQKRARRIIPLRSDPNHLMITLIVCNSMINSLLVLFVGEIFQFAMGFLVSSAIVTFFGEIFPQTVFFRHQLLLCSFFAPLTIFLKYTLYPITKPISLLLNLIVGKTSEVVYNKQEWKALVDLQRECGGVLSEDEAKLLKACLSLSGIKVESVMTPIDKVFGLDIDSVITVQLIEEIAKAGYSKIPIMDRSKPQSIVSVVLVKDLLLLDTGSSYQLDDLLSAIGKPTFAVDHDFGILTVLSHFKQDPNHIAVVRKVECADELDPTYKHVGIVTLNDIFHIINQDESGEFVTTTTDSVERSRHRSRIFKILDNLKDPRSFNLNSILAIQPIEDPENVLKIVGVSCTKENLEKMRDHRTYVIKPQIFLPTQSLTVITKGTVSDEDNEHKFEAPFVINRRKPNLAHENEVFVTLTECHLIQINPDLLLSSTNVPK, encoded by the exons ATGGAACAATGGGCTAATATTTTAGCTACGATTATTTGTTCGGGCCTTAGTGCCCTGTTTTCCGGTTTAACCATCGGATACACCTCACTCGACTTGTTCCAATTACATTTACTATCGCAATTCGTACCTGTTACCAAGGAGGAAATAACTAAACAGAAACGGGCAAGAAGAATTATACCCCTCAGATCTGATCCCAATCATCTGATGATAACTCTGATTGTTTGCAATTCGATGATCAATTCACTTTTGGTTCTTTTCGTTGGAGAAATATTTCAATT CGCCATGGGTTTCCTGGTCTCTTCGGCCATCGTTACGTTCTTTGGAGAAATATTCCCTCAGACCGTTTTTTTTCGtcaccagctccttctgTGTTCATTTTTCGCCCCTCTCACCATCTTTTTAAAGTATACCTTGTACCCTATAACGAAGCCCATATCTCTTCTTTTGAACCTGATTGTAGGGAAGACCTCTGAAGTTGTGTACAATAAGCAGGAATGGAAGGCCCTGGTCGACTTGCAGAGGGAATGCGGCGGAGTTCTGAGCGAGGATGAAGCTAAGCTTTTAAAGGCGTGTCTGAGCCTGAGTGGCATCAAGGTCGAGTCGGTGATGACGCCCATAGATAAGGTCTTTGGACTCGACATTGACTCCGTGATAACTGTTCAGCTGATTGAGGAGATAGCCAAGGCAGGCTACTCGAAGATACCCATTATGGACCGCAGTAAACCCCAATCAATCGTGTCTGTCGTTTTAGTTAAAGATTTGTTATTACTTGACACTGGAAGCAGTTATCAGCTTGACGACCTTTTATCAGCAATAG GAAAACCAACTTTCGCAGTTGACCATGACTTTGGCATTTTGACAGTGTTAtcacattttaaacaggACCCCAATCACATCGCAGTCGTAAGAAAGGTGGAGTGCGCAGATGAACTTGATCCCACCTACAAACATGTCGGAATTGTTACCTTAAACGACATATTCCATATAATAAACCAG GATGAGTCTGGTGAATTTGTTACCACGACAACTGACTCCGTTGAGAGATCTCGCCACAGGAGCAGAATATTTAAGATACTGGACAACCTGAAGGATCCTCGTTCCTTCAACTTAAACTCCATTCTGGCCATACAGCCCATTGAAGACCCCGAAAACGTGCTCAAGATAGTTGGAGTATCCTGTACCAAGGAGAACCTTGAGAAAATGAGAGACCATCGCACATACGTTATTAAACCTCAAATTTTCCTACCAACGCAATCTTTGACAGTAATTACAAAG gGCACTGTCTCTGACGAGGACAATGAGCATAAGTTTGAAGCGCCTTTTGTAATCAACAGGAGAAAGCCTAACCTGGCCCACGAGAATGAAGTTTTTGTCACCTTGACCGAGTGCCACTTGATCCAAATTAATCCTGACTTGCTGCTTTCATCCACAAATGTTCCCAAATAA
- a CDS encoding nucleolar protein: protein MFHLDGDDENDVEELVSDTDSSEEISEKDEFEDSTNVDEARDDLELKDSLSEIDKSVDVSDLSSVKERIEIICGILVKWKAVSESSNVTRKRESFVSELKQLVTIYYGYSEELSDYFFKLFNPTEAIQFFEANEQPLPVTIRTNTLKTKRKELAVALINRGANVDPIGDWTREGLVVHSSKVPIGATPEYLGGHYMLQSASSLIPVLALGPKQNEKVLDMCAAPGGKTTHIAQFMNNTGILFANDANKERCKSLVSNIHRMGIFNTIVSNYSGNDLLKVLPKMDRILLDAPCSGLGVISRDPSIKVKRGMKDLQKNSNLQKQLLATCVQLVKPKGVIVYSTCSLSIEENEQVINYILSHYKSVKLVPLGIDIGSEAFSTFRGKNFHPSIGKYARRFYPHRHNLDGFFVAKLVKSESDEGKSSKNVAKKEVNETSKKEPLKKTKKVKSESKKNKKAVKRTIKKGLKSKVKGGDKEVKFNDADKEVKFKGGNDAVKRTNKKGSRSELKGGREVSAAT from the exons atgtttcATTTAGATGGAGATGATGAGAATGATGTAGAAGAGTTGGTTTCGGATACCGACTCTTCCGAAGAAATTTCAGAAAAAGACGAATTTGAAGATTCTACAAACGTAGATGAAGCCAGGGATGATTTGGAACTAAAAGATAGTTTATCAGAGATAGATAAGAGTGTAGATGTCTCAGATTTGTCAAGTGTAAAAGAAAGAATAGAAATAATATGTGGAATACTAGTAAAATGGAAAGCAGTATCGGAATCCTCAAATGTTACAAGAAAAAGAg AATCTTTTGTATCGGAGCTTAAGCAACTAGTTACAATATATTACGGATATTCGGAAGAATTGTCAGACTATTTTTTTAAG TTATTTAATCCAACAGAGGCAATACAATTCTTTGAGGCAAATGAACAGCCATTACCGGTGACAATAAGAACAAATACACTAAAGACAAAAag aaaGGAGTTGGCTGTAGCACTGATAAATAGAGGAGCGAATGTGGATCCAATAGGAGATTGGACGAGAGAAGGGTTGGTGGTCCATTCCTCAAAAGTGCCAATTGGAGCGACGCCAGAGTATTTGGGAGGACATTATATGTTGCAATCAGCATCGTCACTGATCCCCGTGCTGGCACTGGGACCAAAACAAa ACGAAAAGGTGCTGGATATGTGTGCTGCGCCAGGAGGTAAGACGACGCACATAGCACAATTCATGAATAACACGGGAATACTATTCGCAAACGACGCAAATAAGGAAAGGTGCAAGTCACTAGTGTCAAACATACACAG AATGGGAATATTTAACACAATCGTATCGAACTATAGCGGAAACGATCTGCTAAAAGTACTACCAAAAATGGACAGAATATTACTGGACGCACCATGCTCAGGACTGGGCGTGATATCGAGAGACCCCTCGATAAAGGTGAAGAGGGGAATGAAGGACCTGCAAAAAAACTCAAACCTCCAAAAACAGCTATTAGCAACATGTGTGCAATTGGTGAAGCCAAAAGGAGTGATAGTGTATTCGACCTGTAGTTTGTCAATAGAGGAAAACGAGCAGGTTATAAACTATATTCTCAGCCACTACAAGTCAGTAAAGTTAGTACCACTGG GTATCGATATTGGATCAGAGGCGTTCTCAACCTTCAGGGGTAAAAATTTCCACCCATCAATAGGCAAGTATGCAAGGAGGTTCTATCCACACAGGCATAACTTGGACGGATTTTTTGTGGCCAAATTAGTTAAGTCGGAATCAGACGAAGGAAAAAGTAGTAAAAATGTGGCCAAAAAGGAAGTAAATGAAACATCGAAGAAGGAACCTTTGAAAAAAAccaaaaaggtaaaaagtgaatctaaaaaaaataaaaaggcaGTAAAACGTACGATTAAGAAGGGACTTAAGTCCAAGGTTAAAGGCGGTGATAAGGAAGTTAAGTTTAATGATGCTGATAAGGAAGTTAAGTTTAAAGGTGGTAATGATGCTGTAAAACGTACGAATAAGAAGGGATCTAGGTCTGAGCTTAAAGGTGGTAGGGAAGTGTCTGCTGCTACTTAG
- a CDS encoding GTPase — protein sequence MAEEEYEHVYKIILLGDATVGKLPRPLEFNFMIRSHILLKPTYYTHYSLLKQRLMFSSGKSHLLCQYIKGSLPVQAKATIGVEFATRTVPLATGGSVKAQIWDTAGQERYRSITSAHYRRAVGALLVYDVSNRSSFYNCKKWLDELRTSSYEDIVIALIANKVDLLPDHASNGGAHLNGASSASAFHGGDFVLYDEGLRFANEHNLHFFEASAVTGYNVKEVFEYLIQQVYNLKSRLPNGNVASLTSFNSMITTSLNDKTTVSRLNSSNSRKDKISQMGCLDNSCLSGVCNIQ from the coding sequence ATGGCTGAGGAGGAGTACGAGCACGTTTATAAGATTATCCTTCTCGGCGATGCGACTGTTGGTAAGTTACCTCGGCCACTTGAGTTTAATTTCATGATTCGCTCACACATTCTCCTAAAACCTACTTATTACACTCACTATTCACTACTCAAGCAACGTTTAATGTTTTCTTCAGGCAAATCACATTTGCTGTGTCAGTATATAAAGGGGTCTCTGCCCGTCCAGGCCAAGGCCACCATCGGCGTCGAGTTTGCAACCAGGACTGTGCCTCTGGCCACTGGGGGCAGCGTCAAGGCTCAGATCTGGGACACTGCTGGGCAGGAGCGCTATCGTAGCATCACCAGTGCCCACTACAGGCGCGCCGTGGGAGCGCTCCTCGTCTACGACGTCTCCAACCGCAGTTCCTTTTACAACTGCAAAAAGTGGCTTGATGAGCTGCGCACTTCTTCCTACGAGGACATCGTCATTGCTCTTATTGCCAACAAGGTCGACCTGCTGCCCGATCACGCTTCTAACGGCGGAGCTCACCTCAACGGCGCCTCCTCTGCCTCTGCCTTTCATGGCGGCGACTTCGTTTTGTATGACGAGGGCCTGAGGTTCGCCAACGAGCACAACCTTCACTTCTTCGAGGCCTCTGCTGTCACTGGCTACAACGTCAAGGAGGTGTTTGAGTACTTGATTCAGCAGGTGTACAACTTGAAGTCCCGGCTTCCCAACGGCAACGTCGCCAGTTTGACCAGTTTCAATAGCATGATCACCACTTCCCTAAACGATAAGACTACCGTCAGTCGACTCAACAGCTCCAATTCTCGAAAGGATAAAATTTCTCAAATGGGCTGCCTTGATAACAGTTGTCTCTCTGGTGTTTGTAACATACAATGA
- a CDS encoding proteasome subunit y, whose product MTDLESSIGAYSNVEKLLSNENDFLLNSTGVEKHPGGVDMGTTIIAMKFNDGVLLAADSRTSSGQLVVNRVARKITRILPSVFMLRSGSAADSQTLSTILRYHAQSLRQQLRRGGRGHAGSNLSMDVDTNDSLDNVTHTYKLDDTVQGPPIKALATVTHNLVHQYRNALYCGVILGGYDFVNGPEIYNITLGGTLVEIEDFLATGSGSGFIVAYLQSNYKKNMNRDECLSLLKKAIEYAVLNDNSSGGIMRAVSVSRTAVNEYYFVL is encoded by the coding sequence ATGACAGACTTGGAAAGTAGTATAGGAGCATACAGCAACGTTGAAAAGCTGTTGTCTAATGAAAATGACTTCCTGCTGAACTCCACTGGAGTTGAAAAACATCCGGGAGGGGTTGATATGGGAACAACGATCATAGCAATGAAATTTAATGACGGTGTGCTATTGGCCGCTGACAGTAGGACCTCCTCCGGCCAGTTAGTCGTAAACAGAGTCGCAAGGAAGATAACGAGGATTTTGCCTAGCGTCTTCATGTTGAGATCAGGTTCTGCCGCGGATTCTCAAACTTTATCGACGATTCTAAGGTACCACGCCCAATCGCTACGGCAGCAACTTAGAAGGGGGGGAAGAGGCCACGCAGGCTCCAACTTAAGCATGGACGTGGACACAAATGACAGTTTGGACAATGTTACGCACACGTACAAGTTGGATGATACGGTGCAAGGCCCTCCCATCAAGGCCCTGGCCACAGTTACACATAACCTGGTCCACCAGTACCGTAACGCCCTCTATTGCGGAGTTATTTTGGGAGGATACGATTTCGTAAACGGTCcagaaatatataacataacACTGGGCGGAACCCTGGTGGAAATCGAGGACTTCCTCGCAACGGGCTCAGGCTCAGGATTCATCGTCGCTTATTTGCAAAGCAACTACAAGAAGAACATGAACAGGGACGAGTGCCTCAGCTTACTGAAGAAGGCCATAGAGTATGCAGTGTTAAACGACAATTCCTCGGGAGGAATTATGAGGGCGGTAAGTGTGTCCAGAACTGCGGTAAACGAGTACTACTTCGTTCTATGA